From Brassica oleracea var. oleracea cultivar TO1000 chromosome C3, BOL, whole genome shotgun sequence, a single genomic window includes:
- the LOC106332003 gene encoding uncharacterized protein LOC106332003 translates to MGVVVIDGSTVRSFVEDEEQFKKTIDEGFAALDLNNDGVLSRSELRKTFESMRLLESHFGVDVVTPQEELTSLYDSIFEKFDTDQSGSVDREEFRSEMKKIVLAIADGLGSCPITMALDDDDDNLLKKAADLEASKLEKKAS, encoded by the coding sequence ATGGGAGTGGTAGTGATCGATGGATCAACGGTACGGTCGTTCGTGGAGGACGAGGAGCAGTTCAAGAAGACCATAGACGAGGGGTTCGCAGCTCTGGATCTAAACAACGACGGCGTTTTATCGCGATCCGAGCTACGGAAGACGTTCGAATCGATGAGGCTTTTGGAATCGCACTTCGGCGTCGATGTGGTGACTCCTCAGGAGGAGCTGACGAGTCTGTACGACTCGATCTTCGAGAAGTTCGATACGGATCAGAGCGGTTCCGTGGATCGGGAGGAGTTTAGATCGGAGATGAAGAAGATCGTGCTAGCGATCGCCGATGGACTTGGATCGTGTCCGATTACGATGGCGTTAGATGACGATGATGATAATTTGCTGAAGAAAGCGGCGGATCTGGAAGCTTCGAAGCTCGAGAAGAAGGCTTCGTGA